Within Natronoarchaeum mannanilyticum, the genomic segment TGGTAGGCAACGAGCGCGAACAGGTTGATCGTCAGGACGGCGCCGCCGAGGATGGCGAAGCCGACCAGCGTGACGCCGCTGGCGAGCACGAGCGTGCGCTCCTGGAGCAGCTTCTCGACCTGCTGGTCGCTCGTCCGGACGTCGTAGGCGGGGTACTCGGCGGCGAGCTCGTCCCGAACCGCGGCGGGGTCGGCGCCCTCCGTCGTGTCGGCCATGACGAACGTCGCCCGATCCGTGCCGGCGGTGCCGGTCATCGCCTGCAGGTCGGTGATCGGGACGGTCGCGGTCGGCGAGCCGAGGAACTGCGAGTAGTGCGCGGAGGTGCCGACGACGGTGGCCTCGTGGAGCGTCGCCCTGCTGGAACCGACGTAGACCGCGTCGCCGACGCCGACGCCCAGCGACTCGGCGGTCCGCGGGTCGAGGACGATCTCCTCGCGGGTCGGCTCGTAGGGGGTCGCCGCGGCGTAGTCTTCCTCGTCGAGCACGAACCCTTCGCCGCTCTCGAAGTCGAACCCCTCGTGCGTCCGGCTCGTGCCGACCGCCGGCACCCGTTGCAGGTCCGACCGATCGGTGCCGACGTACACCTCGTGCATCGCCACCGGTTGGGCGACCCGGACGTCCTCTCGCGACTGGACGCTCCGCGCCACGCTGTGGGCGTCGACGATCGGGTTCTCGGTGCCGCTCGCGGCCGGATCGATCGGATCGTTCGAGATCCAGAGGTCCCGGTCGGCCTGCTCTAACCCCTGCTCGCCCTTATCGACGACGCCGGCGCCGAGGCTCGCCAGCAGCGTCACCGAGAGCACCGCGAGCGCGACGGCGAGCACCGTCAGGAGTGTCCGCCCCGGCGCTCGGCGCAGCTGGGCGAACGCGAGTCCGAGAACCGCCCGGAATCGGACGAGGGCGTCGCGGACGCTCACCGCGTCACCTCCCGCCGGACGAAGATGGTACGACTGCTCATCGCCCTACCTCCTCCAGCACGTTCGTCCGCGCGGCGACCACGAGCGGGTACGGCACCGCGACCAGTCCCGAGACGAGGGCGACGGCGAACGCGTAGGGGACGAACAGCGGGTGGACAATTGCGACAGTCCGGGACGCGACGGTCGCCCCGGCGACGGCGTCCACGGCGAGCACGCCCAGCACGCCGCCGACGATTCCGAGTACGGCGCCCAGCAGCGTCGTCACCAGCGTCGAGACGCCGACGACGGCCAGCCTGCTGTGAGTGGGAAAGCCGATCGCCTCCAGCACGGCGAGCATCCGGCGGTCCTCGTTGACCGTGATCCCCATCGTCGTCGCGACGAAGGCGGCGCAGATGGCGACGCCGACGACCAGCGCGATCAGGCTGGTGGCGAACGCCAGCCCGTCGTCGAACAGCTGCGAGGGATCGGTGCCGCCCGCTGTCTCGACGGTTGCGTTCGGGTAGGCGTCCTCGCCGGCCGCCGCGGCCGCGTCGGCGTCGCCCCACACCAGCACCCGATCGGCGAGTTCGCCGGCGCTCGCGCCGGAGATCGACTGGAGCTCGCTCAGGTGGACCAGCGCCACGGGCACGTCGGCGTCGCGCTCGTTGCCCGCCGCGGCGTCGATCTCGGCGACGCCGAACGTCGTCCGATCGGTCGCGGTTCGGTTGCCGGCGACGCGGAACTCCTCGTTCTCGGCGGCGTCGAGCCGCTCGGCCGCGGCGTCCGAGAGCACCAGCTCGCCCGTTCGCGGGCCGTCGTACGAGCCGTCGGCGTAGTGGGGATCGCCCGGCTCCAGTCCGGTGGTGGGAAGGCCCGCGACCGTGCGCTCCTCGTCGTCCGGAACGACGCCGACGAGCAACACGAGTCCGGATTCGTCACCGTCGCCGCCCCCGGCGCTCTCCAGTCGAACCGTCTCGACGAGGACCGGCGACGCGTGGTCGACGCCCTCGCGCTCGCGGAGCTGCGCGGCGCGCTCGTTCGCAGCGCCGAGCTGTGCGGGTTCGACGCCGCCGACGTCCGAGAGCGTCTCGCCCCGTTCGGGCACCACGGTCGCCTCGGCGTCGGCCTGGGACACGACGCCGGCGTTCGCGAGCGCCAGCGCGATGCCGGTCACGACCAGCAGGATCGCGATCGTCAGCGCGACGGCGCCGGTCGACGCCGCCATCCGGCCGGTTCGGGTCGTCGTGGCCTGCTTCCAGAGCCGCGTCGCCGAGATGCCGAACAGACCTCGCCAGCGCGAGCGTCGCCTGTCGCCGTCATCCCGCATCCTCGATCACCATCCCGTCGCGCAGCCGGACGACGTCGTCGGCGATCGCCAGCGTCGCGCTGTCGTGGGAAGCGACCAGCACGGCCCGGTCGTCGCCCAGCGAGGTCAGCAGTTCGAGGACCTCCGTGCCCGTCGCGGTGTCTAACTCGCCGGTCGGCTCGTCGGCGACGATCACGTCCGGGTCCGTCGACAGCGAGCGGGCGATCGCGACGCGCTGGCGCTCCCCGCCGCTGAGTTCGCCCGGCAGGTGAGTCGTCCGGTCGCCCAGGCCGACCTGTTCCAGCAGCTCCACGGCGCGCTCCCGGCGCTTCGATCGCGGGACGCCGGCCTGCACGAGCGGCAACGCGACGTTCGCGCGCGCCGTCAGCGAGGGAAGGAGGTGGAAGCGCTGAAAGACGATGCCGACGTGCTCGCGTCGTACCCGGACGCGCTCGCGATCCGAGAGAGCGGTGAGATCGGTGCCCAGCAACTCGACGGTCCCGGAGGTCGGGACCAGCAGTCCCGACACCGCGTGCAGGATCGTCGACTTGCCGCTGCCGCTGGGTCCTTTCAGCCCGACGATCGTCCCCGGCTGGACCGCCAGCGAGACGTCCCGCAGCGCCGTCAGGGTGCGGTCGTTCCCGGAGCCAAAGCGGCCGCTGTCGGTTCCGTACTCGTGGGTGACGTCGTCGAGCCGGACGGCGGCTGTCGATTCACCCTCGTCCGACGACGCGGACCGGCCGCGCCCCGAGCGATCGAGTATTTTCACGGAGTCACTCACTCCAGCCGAGAGCGACGCCGTACATTGTATCTCTGCGCTTATCCGGACGGCGGCGGGATTAACCTCTCTCTCCCCGACGGTCTGTGCACGCGATTCGAGCGCGGTCGAGCGACTAGAGTCGGCCTAACTCCCGGTCAAACGGTTGGGGACGAAACAGGCTAAACGGGCACCCGTACCGCTCTAACTGGGTACAACCGCGTACCCGTCTGTGAAGTGCGTCCGGCCGGGTCGCAACCGAACGTCGGGTTCACGGACACTATCTGTAGACGAAAATCGGCGTCGACGCCGGTCGGGCGGTAGCTGTCTACGGTGACGGTCGGGAAAAACGAACCCGCGAGTCGCTCAGGACTGCCGGTAGATCAGGTTGCGCTGGATCTCGTTGGCGCCCTCGTAGATCACCGGGACCCGGACGTCGCGGTAGACGCGAGCGATCCGGCGGTCGGTCAGCACCGAGCGGCCGCCGTGGAACTGCATCCCCTGCTCGGCGCAGTCCGTGGCGACCTCGGTCGTCTTCGTCTTGGCCATCGCGGCCCAGAGGCCGGGATCCTCGCCCTGCTCGACCTTCTCGGCGGCGCGCCACGCGAGCGCGCGAGCGCTCTCGAACTCCAGTCGCATGTCCGCCAGCCCGTGCTGGACGGCCTGGAAGTCGCTGATCGTCCGGCCGAACTCCTCGCGGCCGTGGGTGAACTCCCAGGCCTCCTCGATCGCGGCGGCGGCCAGTCCCAGCCCGTGGCCCGAGACGACGACGCGACCGTGGTTGAAGAACTCCGCGAGCATCCAGAAGCCGGCGCCCTCAGTGCCGATCAGGTTCTCCTCGGGGATCCGGCAGTCGTCGAAGACGATGTGGGCCTGCTTCGACGCTCTGAAGCCCATCTTCTCGGGGATGTGCTCGGCCTCGTACCCCTCGGCGTCGGTCGGCACGATGAACATCGAGTGGTTGCCGTAGCGGTTCTCCTCGTCGTCGCCCGTCCGGGCGTAGACGGTGAGCCAGTCGCCCTCGACGCCGTTGCCGATCCAGTACTTCTCGCCGTTGAGGACGTACTCGTCGCCCTCCTTCTCGGCGCGGGTCGTCATCCCGGCGAGATCGCTGCCGGTGTCGGGTTCCGACACCGCGAGTCCGGTGATCTGGTCGCCCTCTGCGACCGGGCGGAGGTACTCCTCGTGCTGTTCCTCGTTGCCGTACTCCTCGACGATCTCGGCGCCGAAGCTCGCGAGCTGGAGCGTCAGCGCGATGCCGGCGTCCGCCCGATAAAACTCCTCGGCGATCGCGAGCACCTCGGTCAGCGATAGCCCGCGCCCGCCGAGCTCCTCGTCGAGGTCCTGGGCGACCAGTCCGGCCTCCTGCCCGGCTTCCAGAATGTCGTGGGGGTACTCGCCCTTTCGGAAGTACTCCTCGGCGTTGGGGGCGATGTGTTCCTCGGCGAACTCGCGGGCCTCCTGTTTGACGTCGCGCGCGTGCTCCGGCACGATGGTCTCGTCCAGCAGTTCCATGTCTCCGAGGAAGGCGCCGACGCCGATATATCTCAGGGAACGCCTAGCACGGTGCGAACGATTTGTTTCCCCCGGCGCTCAGGGACTGTATTCGCGCTGGCCGCCGGCGCCGCCGCCCGAGCCGCCGCGGTTGAACAGGAACAGCACGAACAGCAGCGGCGAGAGGAACGCAACGACGAACGCCGCGCCGAGCATCTGGAGCATCGGCGGGATGCCGCCGGAGCCCTGTGATTCACCGCCCTCTTCCGTCCCACCGCCGCCACCGGCCTGACCGGAGACGTCGCCGACCGCGACGCCGCCCTTCATGCCCACGCTGACGTGGGGTTCGCAGACGTACCGGTACTGTCCGTCCTCCTCGAACGTGTGCTCGAACGTCGCCCCTTCCTCGCTCAGCAGGTCGCTGCCGAACGCGTCGCCGCCCTCGTGGACGACGTTGTGGGGGACGCCCTCGCCGGTCCACTCCCAGGTCACGGTCGTGCCGGGATCGACCCAGATCGCCGGCGGGTCGAACAGGAACCCGTTGCCGGCGCCGACCGCGACGGTGACCGAGTCCTGCCCGCGGAGGTCCTGCGTGCTCTCGTAGTTGTCGACGTCCGAGAACCAGTCGCCCCAGTCGGGACCTTCTCCGGCGTCGCCACCCGACTCGTTGCCGGATTCGTTTTCCTGTGCGAGCGCCGAACCGCTACCTGCGGCGCTCGCGGCGCCGAGCGTGACGCCGGCGCCCAGCGTCCGCCGGAGCGCGCCGCGGCGAGTCAACTGTGAACCGCCGTCGCTGTCGTCCATACCGGAGCCTTGTCGCCCCGCGGCTAATACATTTTTTAATTCTCTCGCCGGGAGCACGCCGTCGAGCCGGCGTCCGGGATGCCACCGAGTCCGTGTCCGCGATGCCGTTCGGCTTCCTGAATCGTAACCGGCAACTCCGTCGCACCGCAATCGATCGACATGGTTCTGAAAGAGTCCGATCCGGCGCTGGAAGCAGGCGACGCCGCGCCCGAATTCGAACTGCCCGGCGTCGACGGCGAGACGTACTCCCCCTCGTCGTTCGCCGACTGCGAGGCGCTGCTCGTGGTGTTTACGTGCAACCACTGTCCGTACGCGCAGGCGAAGTTCGACCACCTCAACGAACTGGCGGCGTCGTACGACGACCTCGCAGTGGTCGGGATCAATCCCAACGACGCCGAAGAGTACCCCGACGACTCCTTCGAGGCGATGCAGGATTACGTTGCCGAAGGTCGGATCGCGTACGACTCCTACCTCCGGGACGAGAATCAGGATGTCGCTCGCGCGTACGGCGCCGTCTGTACGCCAGATCCGTTCTTGTTCCGCCGGAAGGACGGCGAGTTCCGCCTCGTTTACCAGGGGCGCCTTGACGACGCGCTGAATCCCGACGAGGAGCCGACCGAGTTCTACGTCCGCGATGCGGTCGAGACGATCCTCGCCGGTGAGCCCGTCGAGCAGGAGTGGCTCCGCTCCCAGGGCTGCTCGATCAAGTGGCGCGACTGAGCGCGCGCGAGCATTGCGGCCCGCAAAAGAGCGGAATTTTTGCAAATTCTTCGAAACGCCCCTGACGCCTCGACGAGCGCGGAATCTGTGACGAAACTTTACTTCTGGTTTCACGAAGCAAGTCGAGCGGCAACCCCTCTGCCGGTTTCCCTCTCCACATATTTCGTGTAATATCTACAAACACGAAAGTCAGCCTACGGTGATTCTATATCGATTATTAAATTGTTCATTAACAATAACCCTTGGGATTTATCATCATCTACTTCTGGAATTTGTCTGTGACAATGGATCACAACGACTCCAGTAGTGCTGTCGGTCGGCGAAGCGTTCTGAAAGGACTCGGCGCGCTGGCAGCGGGGACAGCAATGGGATCGTCATTGACCGGTTCTGCGGCCGCTGAAATCGGCGATAGCGCCGTCTACCAGTACTATCACACGGACTGGACCACGATCACGAACAACCTCTCGGGCGTCGCGGACGCGGGCTACGACGCGATTCAGGTCCCGCCCGCCCAGTTCAGCCGGATCTACAAGTACGAGCGGCAGAACGACGAGTACACGTACGACCTCCCGCTGGGCTATCAGCCCATCGACTTCACGAACTTCGACAGCGAGTTCGGCACCGAGGCCGAGTATCAGGCGATGGTCGACGAGGCCCACGAGCAGGGGCTGGACGTCATCGCCGACGCCGTGATGAACCATCTCGCTGCCGGCGACAACGCGTTCGACCGACACGTGTCGATGGACGATATCCCGCGGTTCAGCGAGCGCGACCTCCATCCGGAGTGCCAGATCGATTACAACGATCCGCAGTCGGTCGAGAACTGCTGGCTCGTCGGCCTGCGCGACCTCGATCAGGACTCGTCGTACGTCCGGGGCGAACTGTACAACTACCTCCAGAAGTACGCCGATCTGGGCGTCGACGGGATCCGGTTCGACGCGGCCAAGCACATGTCCGAATCGTTCTTCAGCAACTACGCCAACCAGTGGGCCGACGAGCTCGGCCTCTACAGGGTCGGCGAAGTGCTGCAGGGATCGACCTCGTACAACCAGCAGTACGCCGACACGGGGATGTCCGTGACGGACTACGCGCTGTTCTACACGATGAAGGAGGACGTGTTCAACTCCGGCGGCGACATGAACGCTCTGGAGGGAGCGGGGCTGGTCAATCAGGATCCGACCAGCGCGATGACGTTCGTCTCCAATCACGACAGCGCGCCGCCGGAGTACGAGCGGCTGGCGTACGCCTACATCCTCACCTACGAGGGCTACCCCCGGGTGTACAACCACCGCATCGGCATCAGCGACGAGGAAATATCGACGCTGCTGTCGCTCCGTCGGAACGTCCTCTCCGGCGCGGCGACGACGCGCTACGTCGACAGCGAGCTGTACGTCTTCGAGCGCGGCGACGGGCTGGTCGTGCTCAACCGCGGCAACAGCCAGCGCAGCGAGTGGGTCCAGACGAACCAGGCGTCCGGGACGACGCTGACCGACTGCACCGGCAGCTCGTCGGACACGCAAGTCAACAGCGACGGCTACGTGCAGGTGTCGGCGCCCGCGGTCGGCTACGCCGTCTACTCGACGGAGTGCCCCGAGAGCGGGAGCGGTGGCGGCACCGAGCAGGTCACCCTCCAGATCGATGCGCCGACAGCCTCGGGCGAGTCGATCTTCTTCACCGGCTCGACGGGGTCGCTCACCAACTGGGGCGGCGGCGTCGAGGGCACCAACACGGGCGGCGACACGTGGGAAGTGACGATCGACGATCCGGGCACCTTGGAGTGGAAGACCCGGCGCGGCCCCGCTGGCGGCTCCGGCGACGTCTGGGAGTCCGGCGACAACCACTCCGAAGCCAACCTCTCGCCGACTCACAACGGATGGTCGGACGGATTCGAGGGCAATACCGGACTCACCATTCAGGTCGAGGCCCCGACGGCGTCGGGCGAATCGGTGTACTTCAC encodes:
- a CDS encoding ABC transporter permease produces the protein MSVRDALVRFRAVLGLAFAQLRRAPGRTLLTVLAVALAVLSVTLLASLGAGVVDKGEQGLEQADRDLWISNDPIDPAASGTENPIVDAHSVARSVQSREDVRVAQPVAMHEVYVGTDRSDLQRVPAVGTSRTHEGFDFESGEGFVLDEEDYAAATPYEPTREEIVLDPRTAESLGVGVGDAVYVGSSRATLHEATVVGTSAHYSQFLGSPTATVPITDLQAMTGTAGTDRATFVMADTTEGADPAAVRDELAAEYPAYDVRTSDQQVEKLLQERTLVLASGVTLVGFAILGGAVLTINLFALVAYQQRDELAALRAIGLSRGVLAGTIGAQGLVIGVLGGIVGVAATRPIAAGLNRLAERVVGFEGLVQPSVEIYAVGLALAIVLGGLVALVTGWQAGRYAKVEHLLA
- a CDS encoding ABC transporter permease, which codes for MRDDGDRRRSRWRGLFGISATRLWKQATTTRTGRMAASTGAVALTIAILLVVTGIALALANAGVVSQADAEATVVPERGETLSDVGGVEPAQLGAANERAAQLREREGVDHASPVLVETVRLESAGGGDGDESGLVLLVGVVPDDEERTVAGLPTTGLEPGDPHYADGSYDGPRTGELVLSDAAAERLDAAENEEFRVAGNRTATDRTTFGVAEIDAAAGNERDADVPVALVHLSELQSISGASAGELADRVLVWGDADAAAAAGEDAYPNATVETAGGTDPSQLFDDGLAFATSLIALVVGVAICAAFVATTMGITVNEDRRMLAVLEAIGFPTHSRLAVVGVSTLVTTLLGAVLGIVGGVLGVLAVDAVAGATVASRTVAIVHPLFVPYAFAVALVSGLVAVPYPLVVAARTNVLEEVGR
- a CDS encoding ABC transporter ATP-binding protein, whose translation is MLDRSGRGRSASSDEGESTAAVRLDDVTHEYGTDSGRFGSGNDRTLTALRDVSLAVQPGTIVGLKGPSGSGKSTILHAVSGLLVPTSGTVELLGTDLTALSDRERVRVRREHVGIVFQRFHLLPSLTARANVALPLVQAGVPRSKRRERAVELLEQVGLGDRTTHLPGELSGGERQRVAIARSLSTDPDVIVADEPTGELDTATGTEVLELLTSLGDDRAVLVASHDSATLAIADDVVRLRDGMVIEDAG
- a CDS encoding acyl-CoA dehydrogenase family protein, whose product is MELLDETIVPEHARDVKQEAREFAEEHIAPNAEEYFRKGEYPHDILEAGQEAGLVAQDLDEELGGRGLSLTEVLAIAEEFYRADAGIALTLQLASFGAEIVEEYGNEEQHEEYLRPVAEGDQITGLAVSEPDTGSDLAGMTTRAEKEGDEYVLNGEKYWIGNGVEGDWLTVYARTGDDEENRYGNHSMFIVPTDAEGYEAEHIPEKMGFRASKQAHIVFDDCRIPEENLIGTEGAGFWMLAEFFNHGRVVVSGHGLGLAAAAIEEAWEFTHGREEFGRTISDFQAVQHGLADMRLEFESARALAWRAAEKVEQGEDPGLWAAMAKTKTTEVATDCAEQGMQFHGGRSVLTDRRIARVYRDVRVPVIYEGANEIQRNLIYRQS
- a CDS encoding halocyanin domain-containing protein yields the protein MDDSDGGSQLTRRGALRRTLGAGVTLGAASAAGSGSALAQENESGNESGGDAGEGPDWGDWFSDVDNYESTQDLRGQDSVTVAVGAGNGFLFDPPAIWVDPGTTVTWEWTGEGVPHNVVHEGGDAFGSDLLSEEGATFEHTFEEDGQYRYVCEPHVSVGMKGGVAVGDVSGQAGGGGGTEEGGESQGSGGIPPMLQMLGAAFVVAFLSPLLFVLFLFNRGGSGGGAGGQREYSP
- a CDS encoding thioredoxin family protein; this translates as MVLKESDPALEAGDAAPEFELPGVDGETYSPSSFADCEALLVVFTCNHCPYAQAKFDHLNELAASYDDLAVVGINPNDAEEYPDDSFEAMQDYVAEGRIAYDSYLRDENQDVARAYGAVCTPDPFLFRRKDGEFRLVYQGRLDDALNPDEEPTEFYVRDAVETILAGEPVEQEWLRSQGCSIKWRD
- a CDS encoding alpha-amylase domain-containing protein; this encodes MDHNDSSSAVGRRSVLKGLGALAAGTAMGSSLTGSAAAEIGDSAVYQYYHTDWTTITNNLSGVADAGYDAIQVPPAQFSRIYKYERQNDEYTYDLPLGYQPIDFTNFDSEFGTEAEYQAMVDEAHEQGLDVIADAVMNHLAAGDNAFDRHVSMDDIPRFSERDLHPECQIDYNDPQSVENCWLVGLRDLDQDSSYVRGELYNYLQKYADLGVDGIRFDAAKHMSESFFSNYANQWADELGLYRVGEVLQGSTSYNQQYADTGMSVTDYALFYTMKEDVFNSGGDMNALEGAGLVNQDPTSAMTFVSNHDSAPPEYERLAYAYILTYEGYPRVYNHRIGISDEEISTLLSLRRNVLSGAATTRYVDSELYVFERGDGLVVLNRGNSQRSEWVQTNQASGTTLTDCTGSSSDTQVNSDGYVQVSAPAVGYAVYSTECPESGSGGGTEQVTLQIDAPTASGESIFFTGSTGSLTNWGGGVEGTNTGGDTWEVTIDDPGTLEWKTRRGPAGGSGDVWESGDNHSEANLSPTHNGWSDGFEGNTGLTIQVEAPTASGESVYFTGSTESLTNWGGGIEGTNVSGDIWEVSIEDPGSFEWKTRRGPSGSSGDVWESGGNHSDGNLSPTHNGWSDGYSG